The following proteins are encoded in a genomic region of Necator americanus strain Aroian chromosome II, whole genome shotgun sequence:
- a CDS encoding hypothetical protein (NECATOR_CHRII.G8667.T2), protein MDMVSNKTTHQRVTKHERKRTTSDVHDGIEYNKKLRKINKEFLEKVTPPPSPSDAMKASDGGGNEPDVVPSDPACDPEHPKKICFSDVSSAAFSIKNGIIRTPCNRSSNFCKMLDMELYFKKEYLQVTGSFKERGARYALSRLSKEEKEIGVIAASAGNHALALSYHGQQLKIPVTVVMPVVAPLMKIGMCRSYGANVILKGDNIGQARLHAMKLVAEKKYKYINGYDHPDILAGQGTIGLEILEQVPDVDAIIVPVGGAGLIAGIAVAVKTLKPQVQVIAVESDTCPSYTEAIKAGKPVLVSVRSTLADGLAVPMVGGNALATLDGIVDKSLVVCEETTALSILRLIEMEKAVVEGGGAVGVAALISGQLPELRGKKVVTILTGGNIDTTVLGRTIERGLAVDSRLIRLEVVVSDRPGGIAELASQVAHMGASIKDIFHERAWIATDVFSVRVKIVAETRDRHHVAELEEMLRSKYEDVKVS, encoded by the exons ATGG ACATGGTGTCCAACAAGACGACACATCAACGAGTGACAAAACATGAACGAAAACGCACCACAAGCGATGTACACGATGGAATAGAATACAACAAAAAG TTACGTAAAATCAACAAGGAGTTCCTGGAAAAAGTCACACCACCGCCGAGTCCAAGCGATGCGATGAAAGCCAGTGATGGAGGAGGAAATGAAC CCGACGTCGTGCCATCGGATCCCGCATGCGATCCAGaacatccgaaaaaaatctgcttctCAGACGTTTCCAGCGCTGCTTTCAGCATTAAGAATGGAATAATTCGAACACCATGTAAT AGATCctcgaatttttgcaaaatgctcGACATGGAGTTGTACTTCAAGAAAGAATATCTTCAAGTTACCGGATCATTTAAGGAGCGTGGTGCACGCTACGCTCTTTCCAGACTTTcgaaagaggaaaaggaaatcgGCGTGATTGCTGCTAGTGCAg GAAATCATGCGCTTGCACTCAGCTACCATGGACAACAACTGAAAATCCCGGTGACCGTTGTTATGCCCGTTGTAGCACCATTGATGAAAATTGGAATGTGTAGATCCTACGGTGCTAACGTCATCCTTAAAGGAGATAACATTGGACAG GCAAGACTACACGCTATGAAACTCGTCGCCGAGAAGAAGTACAAATATATCAACGGTTATGATCATCCAGATATTCTTGCCGGACAGGGCACAATCGGATTGGAGATCCTTGAACAG GTACCAGATGTTGACGCTATTATTGTTCCTGTCGGTGGTGCCGGTCTGATCGCTGGCATAGCAGTTGCTGTTAAAACATTGAAACCACAAGTACAAGTCATA gcaGTAGAGTCCGATACATGTCCATCCTATACGGAAGCAATTAAAGCAGGAAAACCAGTCTTAGTAAGCGTTAGAAGTACTCTGGCTGATG GTCTCGCTGTACCAATGGTTGGCGGAAATGCGTTGGCCACATTGGATGGAATTGTTGATAAGTCGCTGGTAGTTTGTGAAGAGACGACCGCTTTGAGTATCTTACGACTTATTGAAATGGAAAAG GCTGTTGTGGAAGGCGGTGGTGCTGTTGGAGTCGCAGCGTTGATATCTGGACAACTACCAGAGTTACGTGGAAAGAA AGTTGTGACAATTCTTACTGGAGGTAACATTGACACAACTGTTCTGGGTCGCACAATTGAACGAGGCTTAGCTGTTGATAGTCGATTAATTCGTCTCGAAGTTGTTGTTTCGGATCGACCTGGTG GTATTGCTGAATTGGCTTCACAAGTTGCTCACATGGGTGCCAGTATAAAAGACATTTTCCATGAACGTGCATGGATAGCTACTGATGTATTTTCAGTCAGG GTAAAAATCGTGGCGGAAACAAGAGATCGTCATCATGTAGCGGAGTTGGAAGAAATGTTGCGTTCAAAATATGAAGAT GTCAAAGTGTCCTAG
- a CDS encoding hypothetical protein (NECATOR_CHRII.G8667.T1) → MVSNKTTHQRVTKHERKRTTSDVHDGIEYNKKLRKINKEFLEKVTPPPSPSDAMKASDGGGNEPDVVPSDPACDPEHPKKICFSDVSSAAFSIKNGIIRTPCNRSSNFCKMLDMELYFKKEYLQVTGSFKERGARYALSRLSKEEKEIGVIAASAGNHALALSYHGQQLKIPVTVVMPVVAPLMKIGMCRSYGANVILKGDNIGQARLHAMKLVAEKKYKYINGYDHPDILAGQGTIGLEILEQVPDVDAIIVPVGGAGLIAGIAVAVKTLKPQVQVIAVESDTCPSYTEAIKAGKPVLVSVRSTLADGLAVPMVGGNALATLDGIVDKSLVVCEETTALSILRLIEMEKAVVEGGGAVGVAALISGQLPELRGKKVVTILTGGNIDTTVLGRTIERGLAVDSRLIRLEVVVSDRPGGIAELASQVAHMGASIKDIFHERAWIATDVFSVRVKIVAETRDRHHVAELEEMLRSKYEDVKVS, encoded by the exons ATGGTGTCCAACAAGACGACACATCAACGAGTGACAAAACATGAACGAAAACGCACCACAAGCGATGTACACGATGGAATAGAATACAACAAAAAG TTACGTAAAATCAACAAGGAGTTCCTGGAAAAAGTCACACCACCGCCGAGTCCAAGCGATGCGATGAAAGCCAGTGATGGAGGAGGAAATGAAC CCGACGTCGTGCCATCGGATCCCGCATGCGATCCAGaacatccgaaaaaaatctgcttctCAGACGTTTCCAGCGCTGCTTTCAGCATTAAGAATGGAATAATTCGAACACCATGTAAT AGATCctcgaatttttgcaaaatgctcGACATGGAGTTGTACTTCAAGAAAGAATATCTTCAAGTTACCGGATCATTTAAGGAGCGTGGTGCACGCTACGCTCTTTCCAGACTTTcgaaagaggaaaaggaaatcgGCGTGATTGCTGCTAGTGCAg GAAATCATGCGCTTGCACTCAGCTACCATGGACAACAACTGAAAATCCCGGTGACCGTTGTTATGCCCGTTGTAGCACCATTGATGAAAATTGGAATGTGTAGATCCTACGGTGCTAACGTCATCCTTAAAGGAGATAACATTGGACAG GCAAGACTACACGCTATGAAACTCGTCGCCGAGAAGAAGTACAAATATATCAACGGTTATGATCATCCAGATATTCTTGCCGGACAGGGCACAATCGGATTGGAGATCCTTGAACAG GTACCAGATGTTGACGCTATTATTGTTCCTGTCGGTGGTGCCGGTCTGATCGCTGGCATAGCAGTTGCTGTTAAAACATTGAAACCACAAGTACAAGTCATA gcaGTAGAGTCCGATACATGTCCATCCTATACGGAAGCAATTAAAGCAGGAAAACCAGTCTTAGTAAGCGTTAGAAGTACTCTGGCTGATG GTCTCGCTGTACCAATGGTTGGCGGAAATGCGTTGGCCACATTGGATGGAATTGTTGATAAGTCGCTGGTAGTTTGTGAAGAGACGACCGCTTTGAGTATCTTACGACTTATTGAAATGGAAAAG GCTGTTGTGGAAGGCGGTGGTGCTGTTGGAGTCGCAGCGTTGATATCTGGACAACTACCAGAGTTACGTGGAAAGAA AGTTGTGACAATTCTTACTGGAGGTAACATTGACACAACTGTTCTGGGTCGCACAATTGAACGAGGCTTAGCTGTTGATAGTCGATTAATTCGTCTCGAAGTTGTTGTTTCGGATCGACCTGGTG GTATTGCTGAATTGGCTTCACAAGTTGCTCACATGGGTGCCAGTATAAAAGACATTTTCCATGAACGTGCATGGATAGCTACTGATGTATTTTCAGTCAGG GTAAAAATCGTGGCGGAAACAAGAGATCGTCATCATGTAGCGGAGTTGGAAGAAATGTTGCGTTCAAAATATGAAGAT GTCAAAGTGTCCTAG
- a CDS encoding hypothetical protein (NECATOR_CHRII.G8667.T3), translating to MRKRLFPVSITLEFRTIVQAMPSGPPTKLRKINKEFLEKVTPPPSPSDAMKASDGGGNEPDVVPSDPACDPEHPKKICFSDVSSAAFSIKNGIIRTPCNRSSNFCKMLDMELYFKKEYLQVTGSFKERGARYALSRLSKEEKEIGVIAASAGNHALALSYHGQQLKIPVTVVMPVVAPLMKIGMCRSYGANVILKGDNIGQARLHAMKLVAEKKYKYINGYDHPDILAGQGTIGLEILEQVPDVDAIIVPVGGAGLIAGIAVAVKTLKPQVQVIAVESDTCPSYTEAIKAGKPVLVSVRSTLADGLAVPMVGGNALATLDGIVDKSLVVCEETTALSILRLIEMEKAVVEGGGAVGVAALISGQLPELRGKKVVTILTGGNIDTTVLGRTIERGLAVDSRLIRLEVVVSDRPGGIAELASQVAHMGASIKDIFHERAWIATDVFSVRVKIVAETRDRHHVAELEEMLRSKYEDVKVS from the exons ATGCGAAAGAGACTTTTTCCCGTTTCGATAACACTAGAATTCAGAACAATCGTCCAAGCGATGCCGTCTGGTCCTCCAACGAAA TTACGTAAAATCAACAAGGAGTTCCTGGAAAAAGTCACACCACCGCCGAGTCCAAGCGATGCGATGAAAGCCAGTGATGGAGGAGGAAATGAAC CCGACGTCGTGCCATCGGATCCCGCATGCGATCCAGaacatccgaaaaaaatctgcttctCAGACGTTTCCAGCGCTGCTTTCAGCATTAAGAATGGAATAATTCGAACACCATGTAAT AGATCctcgaatttttgcaaaatgctcGACATGGAGTTGTACTTCAAGAAAGAATATCTTCAAGTTACCGGATCATTTAAGGAGCGTGGTGCACGCTACGCTCTTTCCAGACTTTcgaaagaggaaaaggaaatcgGCGTGATTGCTGCTAGTGCAg GAAATCATGCGCTTGCACTCAGCTACCATGGACAACAACTGAAAATCCCGGTGACCGTTGTTATGCCCGTTGTAGCACCATTGATGAAAATTGGAATGTGTAGATCCTACGGTGCTAACGTCATCCTTAAAGGAGATAACATTGGACAG GCAAGACTACACGCTATGAAACTCGTCGCCGAGAAGAAGTACAAATATATCAACGGTTATGATCATCCAGATATTCTTGCCGGACAGGGCACAATCGGATTGGAGATCCTTGAACAG GTACCAGATGTTGACGCTATTATTGTTCCTGTCGGTGGTGCCGGTCTGATCGCTGGCATAGCAGTTGCTGTTAAAACATTGAAACCACAAGTACAAGTCATA gcaGTAGAGTCCGATACATGTCCATCCTATACGGAAGCAATTAAAGCAGGAAAACCAGTCTTAGTAAGCGTTAGAAGTACTCTGGCTGATG GTCTCGCTGTACCAATGGTTGGCGGAAATGCGTTGGCCACATTGGATGGAATTGTTGATAAGTCGCTGGTAGTTTGTGAAGAGACGACCGCTTTGAGTATCTTACGACTTATTGAAATGGAAAAG GCTGTTGTGGAAGGCGGTGGTGCTGTTGGAGTCGCAGCGTTGATATCTGGACAACTACCAGAGTTACGTGGAAAGAA AGTTGTGACAATTCTTACTGGAGGTAACATTGACACAACTGTTCTGGGTCGCACAATTGAACGAGGCTTAGCTGTTGATAGTCGATTAATTCGTCTCGAAGTTGTTGTTTCGGATCGACCTGGTG GTATTGCTGAATTGGCTTCACAAGTTGCTCACATGGGTGCCAGTATAAAAGACATTTTCCATGAACGTGCATGGATAGCTACTGATGTATTTTCAGTCAGG GTAAAAATCGTGGCGGAAACAAGAGATCGTCATCATGTAGCGGAGTTGGAAGAAATGTTGCGTTCAAAATATGAAGAT GTCAAAGTGTCCTAG
- a CDS encoding hypothetical protein (NECATOR_CHRII.G8668.T1), producing MDLPSTSTATSDESTVHVKTNDEIIHDVATTFWIVFIFYVFASVAWITYCIISYRRDLEKLKLSAEKNSIARYLELRIPIFFTLKKTEGEGFLKPTILWISRIYVVILKFLMMLHEVVLDDVQEDNNHHGILNYGALSGQGWNTSLHLARHIFKCIVLWRLIETFIGVPIKIKTAVLRLTVTQILFQMCSF from the exons ATGGACCTACCTTCGACATCTACCGCAACCTCGGATGAGTCAACAGTGCATGTAAAA ACGAACGATGAAATTATTCATGACGTAGCGACAACATTCTGGATAGTGTTTATATTCTATGTTTTCGCATCTGTTGCGTGGATTACGTACTGTATTATATCGTACAGAAG AGATTTGGAAAAACTTAAACTATCAGCAGAAAAGAATAGTATTGCACGATACCTGGAATTAAG aattccaatttttttcacgcTGAAAAAGACGGAAGGCG AAGGCTTCTTAAAGCCTACGATTCTGTGGATATCGAGAATTTACGTAGTGATTCTGAAGTTCTTGATGATGTTACATGAGGTGGTTTTAGACGACGTACAGGAG GATAATAATCACCATGGAATACTGAATTACGGGGCTTTGTCAGGACAGGGATGGAACACATCTCTACATTTAGCAagacatat aTTTAAATGCATAGTGCTTTGGCGTCTTATCGAAACTTTCATTGGAGTacctataaaaataaaaactgcagTTTTACGATTAACAGTAACTCAGATATTATTCCAGATGTGTTCATTCTGA
- a CDS encoding hypothetical protein (NECATOR_CHRII.G8668.T2) — MDLPSTSTATSDESTVHVKTNDEIIHDVATTFWIVFIFYVFASVAWITYCIISYRRDLEKLKLSAEKNSIARYLELRRLLKAYDSVDIENLRNDVQEDNNHHGILNYGALSGQGWNTSLHLARHMYVCLTIAQQQVTLLCIY, encoded by the exons ATGGACCTACCTTCGACATCTACCGCAACCTCGGATGAGTCAACAGTGCATGTAAAA ACGAACGATGAAATTATTCATGACGTAGCGACAACATTCTGGATAGTGTTTATATTCTATGTTTTCGCATCTGTTGCGTGGATTACGTACTGTATTATATCGTACAGAAG AGATTTGGAAAAACTTAAACTATCAGCAGAAAAGAATAGTATTGCACGATACCTGGAATTAAG AAGGCTTCTTAAAGCCTACGATTCTGTGGATATCGAGAATTTACGTA ACGACGTACAGGAG GATAATAATCACCATGGAATACTGAATTACGGGGCTTTGTCAGGACAGGGATGGAACACATCTCTACATTTAGCAagacatatgtatgtatgtctaACAATTGCACAACAACAAGTGACCTTACTAtgtatttattaa